The following are from one region of the Scylla paramamosain isolate STU-SP2022 chromosome 45, ASM3559412v1, whole genome shotgun sequence genome:
- the LOC135094529 gene encoding lysine-specific demethylase 6A-like isoform X3, protein MRGSDRAIKAFQQVLYIDPGFSRANEVHLRLGLMFKVQSDYDSSLKHFQSALVDAGPSSFSKLEIQFHVAHLYELQNKHRCAREAYENLLKEADLPNHLRADIQRQLGWMYHTVDTLGEKSYRELTAVQYLQKSIEADPKSGQSLYLLGRCYSALGKVHDAFIAYRNSVDKCEGNADTWCSIGVLYQQQNQPIDALQAYICAVQYDKGHTAAWTNLGILYETCNQPRDALACYMNATRGNNKAVNPNLAPRIKFLQQQLANAPMPSAINKPRQLLSIEEAWNLPVTTDMSNRQQTGQNQSASQRPLAAGASGYQKYGSPYVATGSTGPPPPYPAAGNDAKRFKPDITADQQRPHFYLNQQQMQLLHYLQQNQANLTPQQQQQLTQLQQNYRVMQQHQMKIHQQQLQQQQQQQQQQQHQQQQQSAVPGPQVSPNLGQAPGYTPGGTMVRPSPSGHHSFTPQATNGVNRGYIPQRPQTPTTNFSQPTQAYSQPSSTGGYISQSQAYTNGVPTTSANYSYNNGYNNSNINEALPKDLSGITPETTVSDQELQELKELISQREFTTSLAEDLLNRLAQGEDVIDELTKAGDVGPEVALPNTTFSTTTTSPSTTSAPATVSTSVSLQPGIPHIKQEEPDVKPSTQGVISEAKPRLNMRLCDIKVEPTTEPVFSISMASTEIINGCKGQGSCARNSSMVTDRQVPPSLPEPPKVILNKEQLLPNTPSVLLDNKKLAFSPQLQEFCLQHPIAVVRGLASALKLDLGLFSTKTLVEANPEHSVEVRTQMKQEADENLDPTTEAKVWPCASHRSHTTIAKYAQYQASSFQESLKEEQDRIAAGAPKTDDSKKKKTPKTIKFGTNVDLSDEKKWRPQLQELMKLPAFARVVSAGNMLSHVGHPILGMNTVQLYMKVPGSRTPGHQENNNFCSININIGPGDCEWFGVPDAYWGVIANMCERNRTNYLHGSWWPDLQELYDENVPVYRFHQKPGDMVWVNSGCVHWVQAVGWCNNIAWNVGPLTARQYTLALERFEWNKLHSFKSIVPLVHLSWNLARNIKVSDPKLFETIKGCLMRSFRQVCLSLDFVKQCGLQTKFHGRTRTDASHYCGICEIEVFNVLFVKEQERRHVVHCIDCARRQAPRLEGFVVLEEYHLNDLCQVYDNFVLHSVQGQTLPGQVPTPPPSSCTPTPLT, encoded by the exons ATGCGAGGGTCTGACCG ggcAATCAAGGCATTCCAGCAGGTTCTCTACATAGATCCAGGCTTcagccgcgccaatgaggttcaCTTGCGTCTGGGGTTGATGTTCAAAGTCCAGAGTGACTATGATTCGTCTTTGAAACACTTCCAGTCAGCCCTCGTTGACGCCGGcccatcctccttctccaagCTTGAGA tCCAGTTTCATGTTGCACACTTGTACGAGCTGCAGAACAAACACAGGTGTGCGCGGGAAGCCTACGAGAACCTGCTGAAGGAAGCTGACTTGCCCAACCATCTACGGGCAGACATCCAGCGCCAGCTAGGATGGATGTACCACACTGTTGACACTCTAGGAGAGAAGTCATACCGGGAACTCACAGCCGTTCAGTACCTCCAGAAGTCCATTGAGGCAGACCCCAAGAGTGGCCAGAGTTTGTACTTGCTTGGCCGCTGCTACTCTGCCCTGGGGAAGGTTCACGACGCCTTCATTGCCTACAGGAACTCAGTGGACAAGTGTGAAGGGAATGCTGACACCTGGTGCTCCATAGG AGTCCTGTACCAGCAGCAGAACCAGCCAATTGATGCCCTTCAGGCGTACATCTGTGCAGTGCAGTACGACAAGGGACACACCGCAGCCTGGACTAACTTGGGCATCCTATATGAGACATGCAACCAGCCTCGCGATGCCCTCGCCTGCTACATGAATGCCACACGGGGTAACAACAAGGCCGTCAATCCCAACCTCGCACCGCGCATCAAGTTTCTCCAGCAGCAGCTGGCAAATGCTCCCATGCCGAGTGCAATAAACAAGCCTCGGCAGCTGCTGAGCATTGAGGAGGCCTGGAATCTACCTGTCACCACAGACATGTCCAACAGGCAGCAGACTGGCCAGAACCAGTCCGCCAGCCAGCGACCCCTGGCGGCCGGGGCCAGCGGCTACCAGAAGTATGGGTCACCTTATGTGGCCACCGGCTCCACAGGGCCGCCGCCGCCCTACCCAGCGGCAGGAAATGACGCCAAGCGCTTCAAGCCGGACATCACAGCCGACCAGCAGCGGCCACACTTCTACCTCAACCAGCAGCAGATGCAGCTGTTGCACTACCTGCAGCAGAACCAAGCCAACCTGAcgccacaacagcagcagcaactcaCTCAGCTGCAGCAGAACTACAGGGTCATGCAGCAACATCAGATGAAGATCCACCAGCAGCAgttacaacagcagcaacagcagcagcagcaacaacaacaccagcagcagcagcagtcagccGTGCCTGGCCCTCAGGTGTCCCCAAACCTGGGCCAGGCGCCAGGCTACACCCCGGGCGGAACAATGGTGCGGCCCAGCCCGTCAGGCCACCACAGCTTCACTCCACAGGCCACCAATGGGGTCAACAGAGGCTATATTCCCCAAAGACCCCAGACACCCACCACTAACTTCAGTCAGCCCACCCAGGCATACTCTCAGCCCTCATCCACCGGTGGGTACATCAGCCAGTCCCAAGCCTACACAAACGGAGTGCCCACCACTTCTGCCAACTACAGCTACAACAATGGTTACAACAACTCCAACATCAACGAGGCGTTGCCCAAGGACCTGAGTGGCATCACGCCCGAGACCACTGTCAGCGACCAGGAGCTCCAGGAGTTGAAGGAGCTTATAAGCCAGAGGGAGTTCACCACGTCACTGGCCGAGGACCTTCTGAACCGCCTAGCGCAGGGCGAGGACGTCATCGACGAGCTCACCAAGGCCGGCGACGTCGGGCCTGAGGTTGCCCTCCCCAACaccaccttctccaccaccaccacctcaccctccaccacctctgccCCGGCCACGGTCTCCACTTCGGTGAGCCTGCAGCCGGGAATCCCCCACATCAAGCAGGAAGAGCCAGATGTGAAGCCCTCCACTCAGGGCGTCATATCAGAAGCCAAGCCCCGCCTGAACATGAGACTGTGTGATATCAAGGTGGAGCCTACAACAGAGCCAGTCTTCTCCATCAGCATGGCCAGCACAGAGATCATCAACGGGTGCAAGGGTCAAGGCAGCTGTGCACGCAACTCCAGCATGGTCACGGACAGACAGGTTCCCCCATCCTTACCAGAACCACCCAAGGTTATTCTAAACAAGGAGCAGCTACTGCCCAACACACCATCAGTACTTCTAGACAACAAAAAACTAGCCTTCTCACCACAGCTGCAGGAGTTCTGTCTGCAGCATCCAATAGCTGTAGTGAGGGGACTTGCCTCAGCCCTTAAGCTAGACCTGGGTCTCTTTTCAACCAAGACCCTCGTGGAGGCCAACCCTGAACACTCTGTCGAGGTGCGGACCCAGATGAAGCAGGAGGCCGATGAGAACCTTGACCCGACCACGGAGGCCAAGGTGTGGCCGTGTGCAAGTCACCGCTCCCACACCACCATAGCCAAGTATGCCCAGTACCAGGCGTCCAGCTTCCAAGAGAGCCTCAAAGAGGAGCAGGATAGGATAGCCGCCGGCGCCCCAAAGACTGACGatagcaagaagaaaaagactccCAAGACGATTAAATTTGGTACAAATGTCGACCTCTCAGATGAAAAGAAGTGGCGACCGCAGCTGCAGGAGCTGATGAAGCTACCGGCCTTCGCGAGAGTGGTGTCAGCCGGCAACATGTTGTCCCATGTGGGTCACCCAATTCTGGGCATGAACACTGTGCAGCTGTACATGAAG GTGCCGGGCTCCAGAACACCCGGCCACCAGGAGAATAACAACTTCTGCTCCATCAACATCAACATTGGCCCCGGGGACTGTGAGTGGTTTGGTGTGCCTGACGCTTACTGGGGAGTCATCGCCAACATGTGTGAGAG GAATAGGACCAATTACCTCCATGGGTCCTGGTGGCCCGACCTTCAGGAATTGTATGATGAGAATGTTCCTGTGTACCGTTTCCACCAGAAGCCGGGAGATATGGTCTGGGTCAACTCAG GTTGTGTTCACTGGGTGCAGGCCGTGGGTTGGTGCAACAACATAGCATGGAATGTGGGGCCACTCACAGCCCGCCAGTACACCCTTGCTCTAGAACGCTTCGAGTGGAACAAACTGCACAGCTTCAAGTCCATTGTACCTCTTGTTCACTTGTCGTGGAACCTGGCACGGAACATCAAGGTGTCTGATCCCAAGCTCTTTGAGACCATCAA GGGCTGCTTAATGAGATCATTCCGTCAAGTCTGTCTGTCACTAGACTTTGTGAAGCAGTGTGGCCTGCAGACCAAGTTCCACGGGAGGACAAGGACTGATGCCTCACACTATTGTGGTATCTGTGAGATAGAG
- the LOC135094529 gene encoding lysine-specific demethylase 6A-like isoform X4, translating into MFKVQSDYDSSLKHFQSALVDAGPSSFSKLEIQFHVAHLYELQNKHRCAREAYENLLKEADLPNHLRADIQRQLGWMYHTVDTLGEKSYRELTAVQYLQKSIEADPKSGQSLYLLGRCYSALGKVHDAFIAYRNSVDKCEGNADTWCSIGVLYQQQNQPIDALQAYICAVQYDKGHTAAWTNLGILYETCNQPRDALACYMNATRGNNKAVNPNLAPRIKFLQQQLANAPMPSAINKPRQLLSIEEAWNLPVTTDMSNRQQTGQNQSASQRPLAAGASGYQKYGSPYVATGSTGPPPPYPAAGNDAKRFKPDITADQQRPHFYLNQQQMQLLHYLQQNQANLTPQQQQQLTQLQQNYRVMQQHQMKIHQQQLQQQQQQQQQQQHQQQQQSAVPGPQVSPNLGQAPGYTPGGTMVRPSPSGHHSFTPQATNGVNRGYIPQRPQTPTTNFSQPTQAYSQPSSTGGYISQSQAYTNGVPTTSANYSYNNGYNNSNINEALPKDLSGITPETTVSDQELQELKELISQREFTTSLAEDLLNRLAQGEDVIDELTKAGDVGPEVALPNTTFSTTTTSPSTTSAPATVSTSVSLQPGIPHIKQEEPDVKPSTQGVISEAKPRLNMRLCDIKVEPTTEPVFSISMASTEIINGCKGQGSCARNSSMVTDRQVPPSLPEPPKVILNKEQLLPNTPSVLLDNKKLAFSPQLQEFCLQHPIAVVRGLASALKLDLGLFSTKTLVEANPEHSVEVRTQMKQEADENLDPTTEAKVWPCASHRSHTTIAKYAQYQASSFQESLKEEQDRIAAGAPKTDDSKKKKTPKTIKFGTNVDLSDEKKWRPQLQELMKLPAFARVVSAGNMLSHVGHPILGMNTVQLYMKVPGSRTPGHQENNNFCSININIGPGDCEWFGVPDAYWGVIANMCERNRTNYLHGSWWPDLQELYDENVPVYRFHQKPGDMVWVNSGCVHWVQAVGWCNNIAWNVGPLTARQYTLALERFEWNKLHSFKSIVPLVHLSWNLARNIKVSDPKLFETIKGCLMRSFRQVCLSLDFVKQCGLQTKFHGRTRTDASHYCGICEIEVFNVLFVKEQERRHVVHCIDCARRQAPRLEGFVVLEEYHLNDLCQVYDNFVLHSVQGQTLPGQVPTPPPSSCTPTPLT; encoded by the exons ATGTTCAAAGTCCAGAGTGACTATGATTCGTCTTTGAAACACTTCCAGTCAGCCCTCGTTGACGCCGGcccatcctccttctccaagCTTGAGA tCCAGTTTCATGTTGCACACTTGTACGAGCTGCAGAACAAACACAGGTGTGCGCGGGAAGCCTACGAGAACCTGCTGAAGGAAGCTGACTTGCCCAACCATCTACGGGCAGACATCCAGCGCCAGCTAGGATGGATGTACCACACTGTTGACACTCTAGGAGAGAAGTCATACCGGGAACTCACAGCCGTTCAGTACCTCCAGAAGTCCATTGAGGCAGACCCCAAGAGTGGCCAGAGTTTGTACTTGCTTGGCCGCTGCTACTCTGCCCTGGGGAAGGTTCACGACGCCTTCATTGCCTACAGGAACTCAGTGGACAAGTGTGAAGGGAATGCTGACACCTGGTGCTCCATAGG AGTCCTGTACCAGCAGCAGAACCAGCCAATTGATGCCCTTCAGGCGTACATCTGTGCAGTGCAGTACGACAAGGGACACACCGCAGCCTGGACTAACTTGGGCATCCTATATGAGACATGCAACCAGCCTCGCGATGCCCTCGCCTGCTACATGAATGCCACACGGGGTAACAACAAGGCCGTCAATCCCAACCTCGCACCGCGCATCAAGTTTCTCCAGCAGCAGCTGGCAAATGCTCCCATGCCGAGTGCAATAAACAAGCCTCGGCAGCTGCTGAGCATTGAGGAGGCCTGGAATCTACCTGTCACCACAGACATGTCCAACAGGCAGCAGACTGGCCAGAACCAGTCCGCCAGCCAGCGACCCCTGGCGGCCGGGGCCAGCGGCTACCAGAAGTATGGGTCACCTTATGTGGCCACCGGCTCCACAGGGCCGCCGCCGCCCTACCCAGCGGCAGGAAATGACGCCAAGCGCTTCAAGCCGGACATCACAGCCGACCAGCAGCGGCCACACTTCTACCTCAACCAGCAGCAGATGCAGCTGTTGCACTACCTGCAGCAGAACCAAGCCAACCTGAcgccacaacagcagcagcaactcaCTCAGCTGCAGCAGAACTACAGGGTCATGCAGCAACATCAGATGAAGATCCACCAGCAGCAgttacaacagcagcaacagcagcagcagcaacaacaacaccagcagcagcagcagtcagccGTGCCTGGCCCTCAGGTGTCCCCAAACCTGGGCCAGGCGCCAGGCTACACCCCGGGCGGAACAATGGTGCGGCCCAGCCCGTCAGGCCACCACAGCTTCACTCCACAGGCCACCAATGGGGTCAACAGAGGCTATATTCCCCAAAGACCCCAGACACCCACCACTAACTTCAGTCAGCCCACCCAGGCATACTCTCAGCCCTCATCCACCGGTGGGTACATCAGCCAGTCCCAAGCCTACACAAACGGAGTGCCCACCACTTCTGCCAACTACAGCTACAACAATGGTTACAACAACTCCAACATCAACGAGGCGTTGCCCAAGGACCTGAGTGGCATCACGCCCGAGACCACTGTCAGCGACCAGGAGCTCCAGGAGTTGAAGGAGCTTATAAGCCAGAGGGAGTTCACCACGTCACTGGCCGAGGACCTTCTGAACCGCCTAGCGCAGGGCGAGGACGTCATCGACGAGCTCACCAAGGCCGGCGACGTCGGGCCTGAGGTTGCCCTCCCCAACaccaccttctccaccaccaccacctcaccctccaccacctctgccCCGGCCACGGTCTCCACTTCGGTGAGCCTGCAGCCGGGAATCCCCCACATCAAGCAGGAAGAGCCAGATGTGAAGCCCTCCACTCAGGGCGTCATATCAGAAGCCAAGCCCCGCCTGAACATGAGACTGTGTGATATCAAGGTGGAGCCTACAACAGAGCCAGTCTTCTCCATCAGCATGGCCAGCACAGAGATCATCAACGGGTGCAAGGGTCAAGGCAGCTGTGCACGCAACTCCAGCATGGTCACGGACAGACAGGTTCCCCCATCCTTACCAGAACCACCCAAGGTTATTCTAAACAAGGAGCAGCTACTGCCCAACACACCATCAGTACTTCTAGACAACAAAAAACTAGCCTTCTCACCACAGCTGCAGGAGTTCTGTCTGCAGCATCCAATAGCTGTAGTGAGGGGACTTGCCTCAGCCCTTAAGCTAGACCTGGGTCTCTTTTCAACCAAGACCCTCGTGGAGGCCAACCCTGAACACTCTGTCGAGGTGCGGACCCAGATGAAGCAGGAGGCCGATGAGAACCTTGACCCGACCACGGAGGCCAAGGTGTGGCCGTGTGCAAGTCACCGCTCCCACACCACCATAGCCAAGTATGCCCAGTACCAGGCGTCCAGCTTCCAAGAGAGCCTCAAAGAGGAGCAGGATAGGATAGCCGCCGGCGCCCCAAAGACTGACGatagcaagaagaaaaagactccCAAGACGATTAAATTTGGTACAAATGTCGACCTCTCAGATGAAAAGAAGTGGCGACCGCAGCTGCAGGAGCTGATGAAGCTACCGGCCTTCGCGAGAGTGGTGTCAGCCGGCAACATGTTGTCCCATGTGGGTCACCCAATTCTGGGCATGAACACTGTGCAGCTGTACATGAAG GTGCCGGGCTCCAGAACACCCGGCCACCAGGAGAATAACAACTTCTGCTCCATCAACATCAACATTGGCCCCGGGGACTGTGAGTGGTTTGGTGTGCCTGACGCTTACTGGGGAGTCATCGCCAACATGTGTGAGAG GAATAGGACCAATTACCTCCATGGGTCCTGGTGGCCCGACCTTCAGGAATTGTATGATGAGAATGTTCCTGTGTACCGTTTCCACCAGAAGCCGGGAGATATGGTCTGGGTCAACTCAG GTTGTGTTCACTGGGTGCAGGCCGTGGGTTGGTGCAACAACATAGCATGGAATGTGGGGCCACTCACAGCCCGCCAGTACACCCTTGCTCTAGAACGCTTCGAGTGGAACAAACTGCACAGCTTCAAGTCCATTGTACCTCTTGTTCACTTGTCGTGGAACCTGGCACGGAACATCAAGGTGTCTGATCCCAAGCTCTTTGAGACCATCAA GGGCTGCTTAATGAGATCATTCCGTCAAGTCTGTCTGTCACTAGACTTTGTGAAGCAGTGTGGCCTGCAGACCAAGTTCCACGGGAGGACAAGGACTGATGCCTCACACTATTGTGGTATCTGTGAGATAGAG